Proteins co-encoded in one Nitrososphaerota archaeon genomic window:
- a CDS encoding GIY-YIG nuclease family protein — MISKNPGIYALIIHIKNNINVTLAKNIHYFSPGYYVYLGSAKQYGGINSRVNRHLKKNKKLRWHIDYLTTSNSVKIKAIVYAKTIHFKECAFIKILKKDCFEIASKGFGSSDCKEKCGAHLLKPIKYKNLKQIILAIEKVFKNKNLKSKIITF; from the coding sequence ATGATATCAAAAAATCCTGGAATATATGCACTTATCATTCACATTAAAAATAATATAAATGTGACTTTAGCAAAAAATATTCATTATTTTTCTCCTGGATATTATGTTTATTTAGGTTCAGCTAAACAATATGGTGGAATAAATTCTAGAGTAAATAGACATTTAAAGAAAAATAAAAAATTAAGATGGCATATTGATTATTTAACAACTAGTAATTCGGTTAAGATAAAAGCAATAGTTTATGCAAAAACAATTCATTTTAAAGAATGTGCATTTATTAAAATTCTAAAAAAAGATTGTTTTGAAATAGCATCTAAAGGTTTTGGATCAAGTGATTGTAAAGAAAAATGCGGAGCACATTTACTTAAACCTATTAAATACAAAAATCTTAAACAAATAATATTAGCTATAGAAAAAGTTTTTAAAAATAAAAATTTAAAATCTAAAATAATAACTTTTTAA